Below is a genomic region from Pectobacterium polaris.
TTAAAGAAGCAACATCTTCAATATTGAGATGACGCCATCTTATCATTCTTAATTGTTCAATGTAGTTTGGCGAACAAATATCATCATCAATAGCGTTAATATCACCCAACGCAGACAGTGCCTGCTCTGCTAACATTTCAGCCTGGAAGCGTAACTTTTCAGAGCGCAATGTTAATTTACTTTCCTGATGGTTAACCAATAATTCATTTAATGAAAATAAAAAAGAAGATGAGATAATAACCATCATGAAAATGGTTGTTGTTATCTTTTTAAATCCTGAAAAACGCATCGCAGTCCAATGTCAGTTAATACTCAAAAGAGCATTTAAATCCAGGCCAGCGATAGTAACCAGATGAAATTTTCGTGTCCAGTTCTTTCAAAAACACACCGTTAAAATTAGCACGTTTTTATAATTCACTGCGGTTAATAAATCAGCTCCATTTTATTAAGCAATATCGATTAAAAAACCATGTGAGTAACCATTTGATTACATAAAGAAATAACCAACCAGTCACACATTAATGTATTCTATATACATTATTAGCGATAATTATTGCACCACCGCAGTCCACTGGCATGCACGCACCCGAAAGCACGTGCACCGAGATAGCAGGTATTATTTCGTCTCTTTTTTCTTCACTCGCGCCTTACGCTGGTACGCTTTATTATCGGCGACATACGCCAGATAAGCCGTACGTGTCAGCCCGCCAGTACGCTGGGCAAAAGCATCGTAGGTCGTATCCGATGGAAAACCAAACTCGGCCAGTGCCTGTTCCCATGCTTCACGATGCTCCAGGTTGTGCAGCGTTTTATCATAGCCAGAGAAGCCTTTATCAGCGAAGCATTCGGCTGATACGCTGCTATAAGCCCCATTGTTCATATAGCTGCGCCCGGCTTTAAAAGCGGTATCCTGACTGGCTTTATTGATCGAGCAAGGTCCCCACGACAGACGATAGTCGCTTTTCTGTGCACTGATGCTTGGGCCATAGCCAACGGGGAACAGAATGTCATCTTCCAACAACGTTTTCGATCCCACATACTCAT
It encodes:
- a CDS encoding CSS-motif domain-containing protein, with translation MRFSGFKKITTTIFMMVIISSSFLFSLNELLVNHQESKLTLRSEKLRFQAEMLAEQALSALGDINAIDDDICSPNYIEQLRMIRWRHLNIEDVASLKENRIYCSAFWGK